The nucleotide sequence TATTTTTGTATTCTTAAATATAGATATTAAAAAGCTTAATAAATTGAAAAAGGCAAATAAATCACTGTATAGCGAGTTTTAATAATGTAAATTGATAATGTGCTAACAAGCGTGTTTTGGCTGAAGTAGAAAAAATTTAAAAAACATGCAGCCGCTATAATTTTTATGTAATCTGCCAATAAATATCTGAGTTTTGTTGTTAAACCCGCGGAGATTAAAAACAAGGATAAATACTCTCTCTTATTGATATAAGAAGAAAAGTGGGAAGGTTTGTCAAGTAAGGTTTTCATTCCACCCTCATAAAGGCTTTTCATACAAGAGTTTTAGTAGTTTCTTACTAGGTCCACTAATGCAGCAATATTTTCAACCGGAGTATCAGGAAGCACTCCATGTCCAAGATTAAATATAAAAGGTAACCCTCTAAAACAATCTATTATACGCTTTGCTTCTTCAATTGCTTCTGACTTATTGTAGGCCAAAAGACTAGGATTAAGGTTTCCTTGCAGAGGAATTTTTAGATTTTCTTTCGCCCATTCTATTGGAACATTATAATCTATACTTACTGCAGATACGCCTGTTTGTTCGCAGTAATCTGTATAAAGATTTTCAGCAGAGCGCGGAAAACCTATTATTGGAAAATTGGGAAATCTACTCTTTATTGCCGAAACAATTTCCTTTGTTGGCTTGATGATGTATCTTTCAAACAGTTTTCCCTTCAATACACCAGCATTGCTGTCAAATAACTGAATAACATCTGCTCCAAACTCTATCTGTTTGATCAGATAAATAATTGTCGCTTCTGTTATTTTTTTTATTATTTCCTCTAGTGCCAATGGACAAAAATTTAGCACCTTGGAAAAAGTTTTACTACTACCGCCCTCTATGATGTATGAACCTACCGTCCACGGCCCTCCAGCAAAGCCTATAAGCGATTTTTCTTCTGGCAACTGGCTTCTTACTTCTTTTATAGCATTTAGGATTGGTAATGTGTTAGATTCAATTCCTTGTAGACTCTTCAAGTCTTTAGCACTTTCTATAGGTCTTATTATTGGACCCACACCTCGAATAAAATTTACATTACAGCCTAAAATGTCAGCTATTATCAAAATATCAGAAAAAATTATCGCTGCATCCATGTCGAATCTTGTTATTGGTTGTAACGTTAACTCTGTTACCAAATCTGTGCTATAACATATCTCCATGAAATTATTCATGTTTTCCACTGCCTTCCGATACTCAGGAAGAGACCTACCAGCCTGACGCATTAACCAAATAGGAACTTTTTCATCTGACTCGTTCTGGCTGATGATTCTTGCTATTTTTGCTTTGCTTCTTTTCAATCTACTTTATCTACTTTTTGTCTAAACTAAAGTATAACAGTAGTAGTAGTTCTATCAATAAATTGTTATTAACTTAAAATTCAGTAAAAATTAGTATTACTTATCTTGTGGATAAATATGTTAATAACTTCTCTATACTATTGATTTTCCTTTATGATTTATGTGTATAAGTAAGATGTCTAGAATGTTAGTAATTTTCTTTTATGGAAAAAAGCTTTATTATCATGGATTGTTATATAATTATGTATATGTCATTGAAAAAATTGTTGATCAATTGTTAGTATTTTATGTCAACAAATAATTCACAAATTAATTTGACATTATTCACATGCTTATTAAACATTTAATAACAGTTTTCTTGATAGACCTTATCTAAAGATATTTTCACCATTAAAGGGAATAAATTGAGTAAAAAAAGAACTTTAGTAGAAAAAATAGCATACAGAATTTTTCTCTTTCTCTTCAACAAAACTTCTGTGTTAAAAAAATGTGCGACTGAGGCATTAATGGGTGATCTGTCAGGTCTTGACATACTTAATAGTCTATTAAAATTCCGTGATTGTAGTATCATGGATATAATGACTCCACGTAAGGAGATATGTGCAGTAGACATTGAATCGAGCAAGGATGAGGTAATAAAGAAGGTGAAAAACACTTACCATGCTAAGATACCAACTTATAAGAATAACTTTGACAACGTAATAGGCTTTTTTTACGTAAAAGATATCATTTTCAATAAGAATAAAGATTTTAATCTGAAAAATATTATACAAAATGTAATATTTGTCCCAGCCTCAATGAAAGCAACAAATCTTTTTGTTAGAATGAAATCTTCCAAGTCATATTTAGCTATTGTACTGGATGAATATGGCGGAACTGATGGTTTAATTTCGATAAATGATCTTATAGAAGAATTGATACCAAATATTGATAACGAGAATGAGGTAAATTCAGAACACACCATTACTGAATTATCTCAAAATAAGTTTGAAATATCGGCAAGGGCCCTTATAAAGGATATAGAGGAAAATCTAAAAATAGAGTTGTGTGACTCTGAAGAGCATTATGCCACACTTAGTGGTTTGGTTCTTTCAATTGCTGGTAAGGTACCTTCTGTAGATGAAGTTATAAGATATAAAAATGGTATAAAATTTATCATCAAGGATGCAAATGAACGATACATTAACAAAATAATACTAGACTTAAGTGATTGCAAAAATTAAATTCAATATTTTTTAGTGAAAGGTACTTTATCTTGGAAGTAGGATGCATAGTAGCCAGGTATGTAATTTAAACAATTTCTTAATATACAAAAGTTTGTAGTTCTATACGTTACTGTTTGATAATTAAGGTGGGAATAGTTTTATTGGTACAAAGTTATAAAAATTAGTTGTTTAAATATTTTTAGCGATCTGTAACCCTCAAAAAGGGAGTGTTAAATAAACCATACGCTTCAAGTTAAGAGATTGTAAGTAAATTCAGGGAAGTTAAGGTAGATACTCTAGTTTTTCTGTATTTGTCTTTTAATGAAAATCGAGACCAAGTTATGGTAAGCTTTTTAAGAAAAACTTTCAAACTATTAACTTTATTCTTTAGTGCTAAAAATAACTCTCTAACCCGCCTTTTTAGCTCAATAAATGCCTTTGTTAAGCTAAGTTCTGTATTCTTTTTCACTTCTGTGCAACCAACTATGCCGTAAAATATAAGAATTGCGCACAATTTAGCATATAGTTCACATAATACTCTGCATGGCTTTCCTTTTAGCTTATCAACTCTGATATGGCTTTTATACAATTTAAATAATAACTCAATTTGCCACCTTACTCTGTAATACTTGCTCAGCACTAATTTTATTTTCTGGAACATTAGTTATACCAGTTCAATAATTTTTGATTTCTTTTAGAGGATCCTGCGATCTTGCTAATCTATTAGCTTTCCTTCTTCTGGCCATATTCAGTTAGTTTATATTCTTACTCTAATTTTTACTTCTTTTCCTAATAATACCTCGTTTTCTAAAAATCTCTAAACATTCCAGTAACTCTATTTTTTGATTTGTTTCTATATCATATATATTGGTATCAACGACTTATGAAATAAGCTCCTATTTCATTGATTTGTTTAAAAGAGCTTGGGACAAAATAACCCAGATCAGATATTAGCAAATCATTGCTTAATATATTACTTAAATGTTTCCTATATCCCGGATCTTATTCCCTCCGTTAAATTAAGTTGGTCTATTATCTGATTCATGTAGTCGAAAACTAATTGTAACTTTATTCCAGACTTAGTATTACTTTCGTAGCCACTGTAGCTAGTACCATAACCTTTATACATCTCTTCCATACTGTTAGGTAGAGTAGTATAGCTACTGTCCAATAATTTAACACTATTAAATAGCTGTAAGATTTTGCAATCAACTTGCAAGATATTTTTAAAGGGAACCACAGATTCATTATACATCCTTTTCATAAATTCCACTGCTTCTTCAGTAAATCTAAAATCCAAACCTTGTTTTGTTATATCTATCGAGTCCTCGTTTAGTAATTGACACATTGTTTCTACGCTACAATTATCAACCCCTATATTACCCAAGACCATGGCTTTTACGAACGATGAACCTTTTAGCTTTCTCTTTCTTTTTATAAACCTTGTTGTAATTGAGATTTTGTCTGCTTTTTCATTAAAAAATTCTTTGAGCTTTTTTGATAATCTAGTTACTTTATTCATTGATTCTCTCACTAAAAGTACTTCTGGGAGAACTTATACCTTATTATTCTATCTCTTTCATACCTTTATTTCCTTAACTTGACACGTATGGTTTATTTAACACTTCCCTAAGTACGTAAGAAAAAACACTCCTATACTGAAAGTACAAGCATTTGTTAAGATTATTAGGAATGTAAAACCTAGCAGAAATCTTGATAATTCAAACGCTGAACAACTTCAAGCTATTGATAGAAAAATCCCTTGATTGTACATAGGCCAAGTTGGCTTATGTGTTCTTATTCTCACTTTGTAAACATGCCAATAATTTTATCCACTATTCCACCCATATTTGCTCCAGCTTGAGTATGCTCTATTTTACCACCGTGTGAAATTAATTTAGAATCTGCACCAGGTGATATATTAACAAATTTACTACCAACAACCCCGCTGCTAGTGATTAGAGCTGAGCTATCAATTGGCAACTTTATGTCTCTGCTTATGCACATATCGATTCGTGCTATGTAGGTAGCTTTGTCAAGCGATACACCAGTTATGCTTCCGATTTCTACACCAGAGATCTTGACACTATCACCAACCCCTACACCGTTAGCATCAGTAAAAAGGCCATGTATTTTATAGCAATCCTTATAGTTTCTCTTTATGTAAGATAGCTTATTAATAGCGAAGAAGACAAGAAAAATAGTGAAAATTAATACAAATGATCCAGCAATTATTTCAAGTATATTTGACCTTCGCATCTTTAATTATTAGGATTCCAGCTTTCATAGTAGTTTTTCACCTTTTGCTTTGGGTAGTATGCATCTTTTGTACCCGTTAAATTAGGAGTTTTTCTTTTGTTATTGTTAATTGGTATTTCATTATTAGTATTATGCAGCCATATATAACATTCTGGAGGAATTGTTGTGGGGTCAGAAACATTACCATATATTACCCATCTTTTTCCTTTATTTGACTCATAGTAAGAATTTCCGTTTTCATCCCTACCTATAAGTTTACCTTTTCTCCTTAATAAGTTTGTTACTACATTATAAATTTTGGATAACATAAAGGTATTAAAACAAAAAGTATTATATATACTAATACTTTAACGATGTATTAACAACAGTTTAATGCAATTACCAATTCTACAAGTTATTATACCAATAATTGCGTCGATGTTCTGCTTTCTTACCAGGAAACATAGGGTGTCCTGGTTTATCTCTTTTTTTACAACGGCAGCTATTTTCTTTATTTCATTAACGTTGCTAGTGAAAACATACAATGGTGAAATTATAACTTATTATCTTGGAGATTGGGCTCCTCCATACGGAATAGAATTGAGAATCGACATATTGAACTCTTTGATTCTAACTTTGGTGAATTTTATAGCGCTGATTAGCGTGCTTTATAGCTTTTATATTAACGAAAAAGAAATTAGCAAAAACAAGATCACTGGTTTTTACTCTCTATTTCTACTGTGCTTAAGCGGACTACTCGGGATTCTAGTAACAAACGACATATTCAATCTTTATGTTTTTTTGGAAATTTCATCTCTTTCTTCTTATGTATTAGTTTCAATGGGAAGGGACAAAAAAGCCCTGATAGCAGCATTTGAATACCTCATTAGTGGTACTGTAGGAGCAACATTTTACTTGTTTGGCATCGGCCTTTTATACTCTATGACCGGAACGCTCAACATGTCTGACATGGCTGAAAGAATAGTACCATTATACGATAATAACATCATAAGACTTGGTACATTATTCATTTTTGTTGGTCTCTCAATCAAAATGGCACTATTTCCACTCAGCAGATGGCTGGTTAACGCATATAGTGAAGCACCTAGCTTCGTTAGCGTATTCTTTTCGGGTACAGTAACCAAAGTGATGGTATATGTTTTTATCAGAATCTTTTACACTGTTTTTCAGCAAAATTTTTTCTTACCACTGCATAATGTGATAATTATCCTCGCACTTTGCGCTATTGTATTTGGATCAATATCTGCAATAATCGAAAAAGATATAAAAAGACTGTTTGCTCACTCCAGTATCAGTCAGATTGGCTATATACTTTTAATGCTGGGTTTAAATTCAAAATCAGGTTTGTTTTCAGCAGTTCTTCACATAGTAAATCATAGCATGATAAAAACGTCTTTATTCATGGTTGCAGGGTGTATTTCTTATAAGGTTGGTATGACAAAAATAGAAAATTTATCAGGACTAAAAAAGTCAATGCCCTATACAACACTCGCATTTACTCTACTTAGTTTAGCATTAATCGGTGTACCCTTGACAAATGGCTTTGTAAGTAAGTGGTATATGATGCAAGCAATTCTTGAATCTCATGCATGGGTCTCTCTGATGGTTTTTGCTGTTAGCTCTTTTTCTGCATTAGTATACATTTGGAAAATGGTTGAGAAAATGTATTTTGAAAACAGTACAGCATCAAACGCTGGAATGACATTTAATGAGGTACCATTGCTTATGCTCTTTTGTTTATTATTTATGGCAATTTTAACGGTAATAACTGGGATATATAGTAGTCCAATTCGGTTGGTAATTAATAAATTTGCTTTTTGATTTTCTTATGTTTTATTGTATCTCAAAGTCTGTAAAGTTTTTGCTGTGGATAAGCTGAAGAAGATTCACTTATTATTAGTCATTAACGTAATAGCTCTGTTTTGCGTTGGCATTGTTGTGCAATATTCTTCTGCTGGAGGAAAGTGGGCTCCATTTGCAATTCACCAATTGGTCATATTCTCTTTCTTCCTTTTGCTTGCTATAGCTATGTCATTTATAGAGCTAGATTTTTATTTGAAGCACGCTTATTTTTTTTACATAGCAGCAGTAATTGCGCTGTTAGCAGTAAATTTTTTTGGCTCGCATATAATGGGTGCAACGAGATGGATAAGAATTGGGTCAATTAGTTTACAACCATCAGAATTTGTAAAAGTGGGCTTAATACTTGCACTTGCTTGTTATTTTAATAAACAAAGTGTGTATAAAATGATGAAATTTCAAAGCTTATTTAAGCCACTTATAATTATTTTCTTACCTGTATTCCTTGTATTGAAGCAACCTAATTTAGGAACAGCTGTAATAATATTGTTTATAGGAGCATCAATCATATTCACAGCAATAATGGAGAGACCTCATTTGATAATTTTTGGAACTCTTGGCATTTTCGCAATACCAGCTATTTGGCCTTTTTTGCGCCCTTATCACAAGCAAAGGATATTATCATTTTTGGATTCATCAGTAGATCCACTTGGAATAGGTTATAATGCACAGCAATCTCAAATAGCTATTGGTTCAGGAGGTTTGTTTGGTAAGGGATTTATTAATGGAAGTCAAACTCAACTTGGATTTTTGCCAGAGAAACGCACAGATTTTGCTTTTGCGGTACTGAGTGAGGAATGGGGTTTTTTAGGCAGCATGACTTTGATTTTACTCTATACCACATTGCTTGCTATAATATTCTCCATTGCTTACAGGTCAAAAAATTACTTTTCTAAGTTAATATCTATCGGGGTTTTTGCCTTTTTTAGTGCTCATTTCTTTATAAACATTGGAATGACAATAGGCTTCTTACCTATAATAGGTGACCCACTTCCATTTCTATCCTATGGCGGAAGCACAACTGCTGCGAGCTTAATATGTATAGGGTTGCTACTTAGTTCCGTGGCATCTACAAAGGACTTAAAGCTAAGTTTCCGATTTCACCCATAGAAAGAGCTTAGACAACCATCACTCTGCTAATGGTTAACGTCTTATTCTTCAATGAGAATCCCATTTTACGGTGCTTAAATCTATTCCCTCTTGTACCATTTCCAAAAGTGGGCTCATCTCTCTTAGCCGTCCAACATTTTTAGTAACAAGATCTGCTGCATATAGAACTTCATCTTTAGTTGTAAATCGGCCAAGGCCAAATCTAATTGATGAATGCTCAAGATCGTGGCCATTGTTTAGTGATCTTATGACATAAGAAGGCTCAAGGGATGCAGATGTGCATGCAGAACCAGAGCTTACTGCTAAATCCTTGATTGCCATGATAAGAGACTCACCCTCAACATAAGGAAAACTTAAGTTAAGGTTACCTGGAATCCTATTTTCGTAGTCACCATTTAAAACAACATCAGGAAATGCCTCTTTTATTTTGTTGTACAAAATATCTCTCAACTCTTCTAATTTGCTTGCTTCTATTTCCATTTCTTCTTTAGCGATACGTGCTGCTTCACCAAAACCAACTGCAAGGGGAGTAGGAACTGTTCCAGAGCGCATGCCTCTCTCCTGTCCACCACCACTAATTAGTGGCGTCAACCTAACACGAGGATTTTTTCTACGGACATATAACGCACCTATTCCCATAGGTCCATAAATTTTATGGCTAGAAAGGCTCATAAGATCAATGTTCATTTCATTTACGTCTATTGAAACTTTTCCAAAACTTTGGGCAGCGTCTGTATGAAAAAATATATTATGCTTTCTACACATTGCACCAATTTCTTTGACAGGTTGCATTACTCCGATTTCATTATTTGCCATCATCACTGAAATCAGAATTGTTTTATCAGTGATTGCCTCCTCAAGTTTCAACAAATCTATAATTCCGTTTTGCTTAACGGACAAATATGTAACTTTAAAGCCTTCATTTTCCAGATGTCGACAAGAATCTAAAACGCACTTATGCTCCGTGCAGACAGTTATTATATGATTTCCCTTATTCTTATAAAAATGAGCAACACCTTTGATAGCCATGTTATTTGATTCGGTTGCACCCGAGGTAAAGACGATTTCTTTGCTGTCTGCGTTCACCAAGTCAGCAATGTGCTTCCTTGCTTTTTCTACTGCTTCCTCAGCTGTCCAACCAAATGAATGGCTACGAGAGTGTGCATTACTGAACTCACCAAAATAAGGTATCATTACCTCCAAAACACGAGGATCTACTTTAGTAGTAGATTGATAATCAAGAAATATTGGTAATTTTATTTTAGCATTGCGTATTTTTTCCACATTCATAGTCAGGTTTCAGCATAGAAGTTACAACATTTAGTAGCACTAAAGCTTAATTTTTTCAAGATATATCTTGCCTAAATGAAAGTTGTTAGCGCTATCTTCTACGTTATTCCAGTGTCCCTGTAATGTCATTCCCTATGATCAGTGTTTGACACTGGTAGGTCGAATACGCACTAGACAAACCTAATAGCGCTATCAGCTTCTTGCTGTCCATTTGTTAAGACTGCTACTCCATCAACTTTAGTACTGGGCTTTAACATCATATATGTAGCACCACCAACTGCTAGTGCTACTGCTATAACTGCAACCACTGCTATAGCTATAGGTGTTGCAATTGTTTCAGTTGCAAAAAGTACCGCTGCTATAGCAGCGCCTAATAATGCAGTTTCTACAGCGGTAGTAATCCCTCTATTAAATGCTTTCACAAAAGAACGTCCTCCTGCCTTTAATAGAATTTCTACGTTTTGACCCTTGGCATAATCTAAAGGGGTCATTCCATGTGTATTTACTGCATTAACATTTGCTCCTTTTTCGAGTAAAACCTCTACTGTCTCTTTGTGACAATAAGAAACAGCATAATGTAAAGGAGTTCCATACAAATGTTGCGCATCAACATTTGCTCCTGTTTGGATTAAAAACTCTACTATCTCTTTGTGATCTTTAAGAACAGCATTGTGTAATGGGGTAAACCCAAGTTCATTCCTTTCATCAATTTTAATTCCTTCGATTTTTAATAAAGCTTTTACTGTTTCTAGATGGCCATGTTTAGCTGCTAAATTTAATACAGGAGTCCAACCTTTTCCACTCTTATCGCTAATGTTTGATCCTGATGATATTAGAGCATCCAACACATTTGCATAGCCTGCTTCAGCAGCTATCCTTGATAACGTAAACTTTGAGTATTTAGGATGCTTTGAGGTAAATTTATGATTTATATCGAATTTCTCATCAATCCACTCTTTATGTAAATCTTGATCCTGCCTCTCTAGTTCTTCTTGTATTTTCTCAATTATGTTGTCTTTATTAAAATCTTGCTTATCGTTAATTACATTCAATACTTTTTTCAGTGTTTCATATCCTTTTGCCATAACTTTATCTTTAAACTAGAATAAAATATCTAACTATTACATATTATACTAGAAAATAAATATTTATTTTAAATGAGCTAATAATCGAAATTGTGGGTAGCAAATTGAATCACAACGTTCGTATAGCTGCAACCCGCGAGCTACTATCTCTCATCCACTGAAGGTATTGCACAGCGCTATCTACTTGATCGTCGTGGCGGGTTTCTGGAAACATTAAAATTTCATACTCAAAATCGCTCAGCCATACTGCTTGGTGTGGCAGAAAAACCCTGCCAGATTCTATTATTGGAACGATTTGGTGGAATCGAGCGAGCTTACTGTTATGCGGCACTATCTCGATAACAGGTATTGCCTTTAGCTCTTGAATCAATTGCTGACCACTTGTTTTTGCTTCGATTAAAATTGCGTGTGGCTTCCATCTTGAAGCTAGTGACAGAACTTGTTCTTTAAGTTTTGGATACTCAAGCTTCGCACGGTACACATCGAGTAAATAAAACTTATTATTCACCTTTGTCCAGGTGGTGCAGACACTAAAGCCACTAGAATCGTTTGTTGAAACCGCAGTGTCCCAGCTCTGAGTTATATGTGAGAGATTGTCAGGAAAATTTCTATAGCGTTTCAACCATTCTTGCTTAATTATACCACTTGAAAGCGGCAGAGGATTTTGTTGATATTGAGCAGCAAAAGCGTAACTCCCAAGTTCAGCCTTTATCATTTCAATTTCTCCTCCATCTAGGGGATATAGCAGCTGACCTTCCTTTTTTAAGTATAAAATCCTTGAAGATGTAGCGCCTGTTGAGCTTTTGCACTCATTTGTAGTTACTTGAATAATAGGAACAGGAGAAGGGAGAATTGATCTTTTGATTGAATAGATAATTTCCTTATTTTCAGAAATCATTGGCAAACAAATAT is from Wolbachia endosymbiont (group B) of Hofmannophila pseudospretella and encodes:
- the hemE gene encoding uroporphyrinogen decarboxylase; the encoded protein is MKRSKAKIARIISQNESDEKVPIWLMRQAGRSLPEYRKAVENMNNFMEICYSTDLVTELTLQPITRFDMDAAIIFSDILIIADILGCNVNFIRGVGPIIRPIESAKDLKSLQGIESNTLPILNAIKEVRSQLPEEKSLIGFAGGPWTVGSYIIEGGSSKTFSKVLNFCPLALEEIIKKITEATIIYLIKQIEFGADVIQLFDSNAGVLKGKLFERYIIKPTKEIVSAIKSRFPNFPIIGFPRSAENLYTDYCEQTGVSAVSIDYNVPIEWAKENLKIPLQGNLNPSLLAYNKSEAIEEAKRIIDCFRGLPFIFNLGHGVLPDTPVENIAALVDLVRNY
- a CDS encoding transporter associated domain-containing protein; translation: MSKKRTLVEKIAYRIFLFLFNKTSVLKKCATEALMGDLSGLDILNSLLKFRDCSIMDIMTPRKEICAVDIESSKDEVIKKVKNTYHAKIPTYKNNFDNVIGFFYVKDIIFNKNKDFNLKNIIQNVIFVPASMKATNLFVRMKSSKSYLAIVLDEYGGTDGLISINDLIEELIPNIDNENEVNSEHTITELSQNKFEISARALIKDIEENLKIELCDSEEHYATLSGLVLSIAGKVPSVDEVIRYKNGIKFIIKDANERYINKIILDLSDCKN
- the mlaD gene encoding outer membrane lipid asymmetry maintenance protein MlaD, which translates into the protein MRRSNILEIIAGSFVLIFTIFLVFFAINKLSYIKRNYKDCYKIHGLFTDANGVGVGDSVKISGVEIGSITGVSLDKATYIARIDMCISRDIKLPIDSSALITSSGVVGSKFVNISPGADSKLISHGGKIEHTQAGANMGGIVDKIIGMFTK
- a CDS encoding NADH-ubiquinone oxidoreductase subunit NDUFA12 family protein is translated as MLSKIYNVVTNLLRRKGKLIGRDENGNSYYESNKGKRWVIYGNVSDPTTIPPECYIWLHNTNNEIPINNNKRKTPNLTGTKDAYYPKQKVKNYYESWNPNN
- a CDS encoding proton-conducting transporter membrane subunit, translated to MQLPILQVIIPIIASMFCFLTRKHRVSWFISFFTTAAIFFISLTLLVKTYNGEIITYYLGDWAPPYGIELRIDILNSLILTLVNFIALISVLYSFYINEKEISKNKITGFYSLFLLCLSGLLGILVTNDIFNLYVFLEISSLSSYVLVSMGRDKKALIAAFEYLISGTVGATFYLFGIGLLYSMTGTLNMSDMAERIVPLYDNNIIRLGTLFIFVGLSIKMALFPLSRWLVNAYSEAPSFVSVFFSGTVTKVMVYVFIRIFYTVFQQNFFLPLHNVIIILALCAIVFGSISAIIEKDIKRLFAHSSISQIGYILLMLGLNSKSGLFSAVLHIVNHSMIKTSLFMVAGCISYKVGMTKIENLSGLKKSMPYTTLAFTLLSLALIGVPLTNGFVSKWYMMQAILESHAWVSLMVFAVSSFSALVYIWKMVEKMYFENSTASNAGMTFNEVPLLMLFCLLFMAILTVITGIYSSPIRLVINKFAF
- the rodA gene encoding rod shape-determining protein RodA; translated protein: MDKLKKIHLLLVINVIALFCVGIVVQYSSAGGKWAPFAIHQLVIFSFFLLLAIAMSFIELDFYLKHAYFFYIAAVIALLAVNFFGSHIMGATRWIRIGSISLQPSEFVKVGLILALACYFNKQSVYKMMKFQSLFKPLIIIFLPVFLVLKQPNLGTAVIILFIGASIIFTAIMERPHLIIFGTLGIFAIPAIWPFLRPYHKQRILSFLDSSVDPLGIGYNAQQSQIAIGSGGLFGKGFINGSQTQLGFLPEKRTDFAFAVLSEEWGFLGSMTLILLYTTLLAIIFSIAYRSKNYFSKLISIGVFAFFSAHFFINIGMTIGFLPIIGDPLPFLSYGGSTTAASLICIGLLLSSVASTKDLKLSFRFHP
- a CDS encoding IscS subfamily cysteine desulfurase, which encodes MNVEKIRNAKIKLPIFLDYQSTTKVDPRVLEVMIPYFGEFSNAHSRSHSFGWTAEEAVEKARKHIADLVNADSKEIVFTSGATESNNMAIKGVAHFYKNKGNHIITVCTEHKCVLDSCRHLENEGFKVTYLSVKQNGIIDLLKLEEAITDKTILISVMMANNEIGVMQPVKEIGAMCRKHNIFFHTDAAQSFGKVSIDVNEMNIDLMSLSSHKIYGPMGIGALYVRRKNPRVRLTPLISGGGQERGMRSGTVPTPLAVGFGEAARIAKEEMEIEASKLEELRDILYNKIKEAFPDVVLNGDYENRIPGNLNLSFPYVEGESLIMAIKDLAVSSGSACTSASLEPSYVIRSLNNGHDLEHSSIRFGLGRFTTKDEVLYAADLVTKNVGRLREMSPLLEMVQEGIDLSTVKWDSH
- a CDS encoding ankyrin repeat domain-containing protein, whose translation is MAKGYETLKKVLNVINDKQDFNKDNIIEKIQEELERQDQDLHKEWIDEKFDINHKFTSKHPKYSKFTLSRIAAEAGYANVLDALISSGSNISDKSGKGWTPVLNLAAKHGHLETVKALLKIEGIKIDERNELGFTPLHNAVLKDHKEIVEFLIQTGANVDAQHLYGTPLHYAVSYCHKETVEVLLEKGANVNAVNTHGMTPLDYAKGQNVEILLKAGGRSFVKAFNRGITTAVETALLGAAIAAVLFATETIATPIAIAVVAVIAVALAVGGATYMMLKPSTKVDGVAVLTNGQQEADSAIRFV
- the terL gene encoding phage terminase large subunit — protein: MNFLKFIELCFQTVVPGCEYNNYQYIKIIADRLEAASVGEVKRIIFNMPPRSMKSMCVSVAWPAWILGNQPTARIIVASYSQRLSEKHSLDTRCVMQSSWYRALFPEIELCKDQNTKYKFQTVQRGCRIATSVGGTLTGEGGDFIVVDDPLSSSQALSETFRKRATNWFDQTLVTRLNNRKKGVIVVVMHRLHQEDLTGHLLSKPRNIWHHICLPMISENKEIIYSIKRSILPSPVPIIQVTTNECKSSTGATSSRILYLKKEGQLLYPLDGGEIEMIKAELGSYAFAAQYQQNPLPLSSGIIKQEWLKRYRNFPDNLSHITQSWDTAVSTNDSSGFSVCTTWTKVNNKFYLLDVYRAKLEYPKLKEQVLSLASRWKPHAILIEAKTSGQQLIQELKAIPVIEIVPHNSKLARFHQIVPIIESGRVFLPHQAVWLSDFEYEILMFPETRHDDQVDSAVQYLQWMRDSSSRVAAIRTL